A region of the Silene latifolia isolate original U9 population chromosome 9, ASM4854445v1, whole genome shotgun sequence genome:
tttaaatcctgAGGACTTGTTAGACTGGCTTAGatctgttgagagagtctttgagtttaaaaatTATGATGACAGAAAAGCTTTTAAGGTTGCTATTTTAAAACTCAAGGGctatgcatctctttggtatgagaatatgaaacaccaaaggattagaGATGGTAAGGAACCAGTTAGGTCTTGGCTTAAGTTAAGAAAGAAGTTGAAGGAGAAATTCATAGCTAAAGACTATACTCAGGATATTTTTATTAAGCTGACTCAGTTGAAACAAGAGCAATTAACTGTTGAGGCCTaccttaggagctttgaacaactaACCCTACAATGTGAGGTCACTGAAAAACCTGagcaaaagattgctaggttcATTGAGGGTTTAGACCCTAAGATAGCTGGCAAATTGAGAATGCAACAAGTCTGGTCATTTGATGAGGCAATTAACCTAGCCTTAAGAATTGAGAAGCTAGGGAAGGTGAAGCCTGCAACACCCAAATTTCCCACCAGAACAACTTTCAAACCCTATACTGGTGTCAAAATGACTGAGGTACCTAAACCAGCTACCCAACCAACAAAAGAGACAAGGGGAAGGCACCCATGTACCCCAGAACCAACCCACCTTTATCCAGGGATAAAATCAAGTGCTTCCAATGTCAGGGCTTTGGCCATTTTaagaaggactgtccttctaacAGAGCTCTCACAGCTATGGAGATTGAAGAATGGGAAAGGGAAGGTCTAGTTGAGTATGAGGAAGAAGAGACACTGGTTCCAACAGAGATGGAAACTGAGAGGGAAACTGATCAAGGACAAGTTGTGGCTCACCCTGACACAGGGCACAATTTGGTCCTATGGAGGGTTATGCACTCTCAACCAGCTCCTCTAGAAGCTGATCAGAGATCCATGATATTCAGGAGTAGGTGCACTGTCCAAGGGAGAGTGTGTAATTTGATCATTGATGGAGGTAGCTGTACCAATGTAGCTTCCACCATCATGGTTAGCAAGCTAAGCCTGCCTACTCAGGAGCACCCCAATCCATACAAACTGAGATGGTTAAGCAAAGGATCTGAAGTGAGAGTTGACAAGCAATGCATTGTTCCCTTTTCAATTGGGAAGGTGTACAAGGATGAAGTACTGTGTGATGTGGTCCCTATGGATGCCTGCCATCTACTGCTAGGGAGACCATGGGAGTTtgacaggaataccactcaccagGGAAAGGAAAATGTCTATGTTTTCAAGCATAATGGAAAGAGAGTCACTCTGACTCCCCTACCACCAAACCAGAGGGGTTATGGAAGTCCCAACATGCCTGAGGAGGTTAATGGAGTACTATTTCTATCTGAGGCAGCTATGGTCAAGGAGCTGAGGCAAGAACAACCTGTGTTGTTTCTCCTATCAAGGGAAACCAACACTGAATGGAACAAAGATGTACCTGCAGAGGTTCAACCCCTAATTAAGAAGTACAAGGAGGTTTTTCCAACTGAGTTGCCTAGTGGATTACCACCCCTGAGAGGCATTGAGCATCACATAGACCTTGTACCTGGATCTGTGCTCCCCAACAGACCAGCTTACAGGTGTGATCCCACAACAACTAAGGAACTACAACACCAGATTGAAGAATTAATGACAAAGGGATTTGTAAGGGAATCATTGAGCCCCTGTGCAGTACCTGCCTTACTGGTACCCAAGAAGGATGGAAGTTGGAGAATGTGTACTGATAGCAGAGCTATAAACAACATCACAGTCAAGTACAGATTCCCTATTCCAAGACTAGATGACATGTTGGATGAGCTCAGTGGGGCTCGGATATTTTCAAAAATAGATCTCAGGcaagggtatcatcaggtgagaATAAGAGAAGGTGATGAATGGAAAACAGCTTTCAAAACCAAGCATGgcctgtatgagtggcttgtcatgccatttggtttgTCTAATGCTCCAAGCaccttcatgaggctcatgaTCAAGTTCTAAGGCCCCGCCTTGGGAGGTTTCTTTGTAGtgtactttgatgacatactcaTTTACGCAGAGTCCATCTGAACATGTGTTacatttggaggtgatttttaAAATACTCAGGGAACAGAAGTtgtatgggaagcttgagaaatgtaccttcatggtcaatgaggtagCATTTGGATATATTATATCGGGAAGAGGGATTTCATTGATCGGGGAAGATTCAAAGGGCTATGCAAACTTGGCCAGTCCCACAAACAATCACAGAAGTAAGGGGGTTCCATGGCCTGGCATCTTTCTACAGAAGGTTCATTAAGAATTTCAGCTCAATTGTTGCACCAATTACGAGTGTATGAGGAAGGAGACTTCCAATGGACTGAAACCTCAACACCCTTTGAGAGGATCAAAAAATTAATGTGTGAGACTCCCATTCTCAAGCTACCTGATTTTGAACAACTATTTGAGgtggagtgtgatgccagtggggtTGGAATAGGAGCTGTCCTAATCCAAGGCCAGAGACCATGGCCTATTTCAGGTGAGAAGTTGAATGGAGCCAAGCtgaaatattcaacttatgacaaagagttctatgcaATCATAAGGGCTCTTAcacattggagtcactacttgaaaCCTAAGCCATTTGTGTTGCATTCTGATCATGAGGCCCTGAAATACATCAATGGCCAACACAAGCTGAGCCATAGACATGCTAAGTGGGTAGAATTCCTGCAAGCCTTTAACTTTTCAAGCAAATATAAAGAGGGGAAGCagaatgtggtagctgatgcCCTATCTAGGAGGCATTCTTTGTTGACTGTCATTAGTAACAAGGTCCTTGGGTTTGAATTCATGAAGGAGATGTATAAGGAGGACCACGACTTCTCCGAGGAGTGGATTGTTCTCACAGAAGGAGGCTCAACTCAGGGTAAGAAATATATGCTACAGGAAGGGTTTTTGTTTCATGGTAACAAGTTGTGTGTACCAAGGGGATCCTACAGGGATTTACTgatcagggaagtccattcaggaggaTTAGGGGgacattttggtgttcaaaaAAACCCTAGATATCTTACAAGACCAATTTTATTGGCCTAGAATGATGGGTGATGTTCAGCAGGTCCTTAGAAGGTGTTCAACATGTCAGAAAGCCAAGAGTTCCTTCCAAGCAGGACCCTACACCCCACCGCCTATCCCCGATAAGCCTTGGGAAGGTGTGAGCCTTGATTTCATTGTGGCATTACCAAGAACACAGAGAGGAAAagattcaatcatggtggttgtggacaGGTTCAAGAAGATGGCTCACTTC
Encoded here:
- the LOC141602236 gene encoding uncharacterized protein LOC141602236, whose amino-acid sequence is MEEGNYLARDKDVKVEIPDFHGSLNPEDLLDWLRSVERVFEFKNYDDRKAFKVAILKLKGYASLWYENMKHQRIRDGKEPVRSWLKLRKKLKEKFIAKDYTQDIFIKLTQLKQEQLTVEAYLRSFEQLTLQCEVTEKPEQKIARFIEGLDPKIAGKLRMQQVWSFDEAINLALRIEKLGKVKPATPKFPTRTTFKPYTGVKMTEGFGHFKKDCPSNRALTAMEIEEWEREGLVEYEEEETLVPTEMETERETDQGQVVAHPDTGHNLVLWRVMHSQPAPLEADQRSMIFRSRCTVQGRVCNLIIDGGSCTNVASTIMVSKLSLPTQEHPNPYKLRWLSKGSEVRVDKQCIVPFSIGKVYKDEVLCDVVPMDACHLLLGRPWEFDRNTTHQGKENVYVFKHNGKRVTLTPLPPNQRGYGSPNMPEEVNGVLFLSEAAMVKELRQEQPVLFLLSRETNTEWNKDVPAEVQPLIKKYKEVFPTELPSGLPPLRGIEHHIDLVPGSVLPNRPAYRCDPTTTKELQHQIEELMTKGFVRESLSPCAVPALLVPKKDGSWRMCTDSRAINNITVKYRFPIPRLDDMLDELSGARIFSKIDLRQGYHQVRIREGDEWKTAFKTKHGLYEWLVMPFGLSNAPSTFMRLMIKEQKLYGKLEKCTFMVNEVAFGYIISGRGISLIGEDSKGYANLASPTNNHRSKGVPWPGIFLQKVH